In the genome of Nonomuraea sp. NBC_00507, the window AGCAGACCCGTGATCAGACCGTGGGCGACGTTGGCGAAGAGCGCGCCATTGATGCCGACCGGAGTCAGCGTGGCGAAGCCGAGCAGGACGAAGCCCATGTGGCCGACCGAGGAGTAGGCGATCATACGTTTGAGGTCGTGCTGGGCGAGGCACGCCAGGGCCCCGTACACGATGCCGACCACCGCGAACGCGCCCAGCCACGGCGCCACCGCCGCCGCCCCCTCGGGGAGGATGGGGATGGCGATCCTGGCGAAGCCGTACGTGCCCATCTTCAGCAGCACCCCGGCCAGCAGCACCGAGCCCACGGTGGGTGCCTCCGTATGGGCGTCGGGCAGCCAGGTGTGCAGCGGCCACATGGGGGTCTTGACCGCCAGGCCGATGCCGATCGCCACGAACGCCAGGATCTGCACCGATCTCGCCATGCCGCTGCCCTGGGCCGCGCTCAGCGCCTCGATGTCGAGCGTGCCGGTCTGGGCCCAGACGAGCAGCAGGCCGAGCAGCATCACCACCGAGCCGAGCAGCGTGTAGAGGATGAACTTGATCGACGCCGCCCGCCGGCCCTCGCCGCCCCAGATGCCGATCAGGAAGTACATCGGGATCAGCACGATCTCGAAGAACACGAAGAAGAGCAGCAGGTCGAGGGCGAGGAACGTGCCGATCATGCCGACTTCGAGCACGAGCAGCGTGAACACCAGCGCCCTCGGCCTGGTGCTCATCAGCTGGCCGGGGGCTCGGGCGCTGCCCCAGGAGAGATAGACGAAGCACAGGAAGGTCAGCAGGGCCGTCAGCGCGATCAGCGGCAGCGAGATCCCG includes:
- a CDS encoding complex I subunit 4 family protein, whose amino-acid sequence is MGWIPVSLLAVPLLGALALVLAPQALRPALRTYGLILSGITLALAALLVAMFDYGQAARQQFEVDIPWIPGLGLRFHLGLDGISLPLIALTALLTFLCFVYLSWGSARAPGQLMSTRPRALVFTLLVLEVGMIGTFLALDLLLFFVFFEIVLIPMYFLIGIWGGEGRRAASIKFILYTLLGSVVMLLGLLLVWAQTGTLDIEALSAAQGSGMARSVQILAFVAIGIGLAVKTPMWPLHTWLPDAHTEAPTVGSVLLAGVLLKMGTYGFARIAIPILPEGAAAVAPWLGAFAVVGIVYGALACLAQHDLKRMIAYSSVGHMGFVLLGFATLTPVGINGALFANVAHGLITGLLFFLAGAIKERYHTADMPSLGGGMLTTLPRLGSLLTYASIASLGLPGLAGFWGEMLALYGSYQPATGLPRGLFLTYMAIGGLGAVLTAAYFLVMLSRVTHGRPLLIADLPPEAADDRLVRETPDERPVVPLDSPPQQIAVLAPAAAADIRTYELLAWTPLVALILLLGLWPGLLLSLTTPAVQTLLGAIS